The following is a genomic window from Mus caroli chromosome 17, CAROLI_EIJ_v1.1, whole genome shotgun sequence.
AGGGGCAAAACCTGGAGCTTCGCATATAAAATAAAGACCGGGATTTTTAGGAGACCAATTTCAAGTATCTCCCCAGGCAGCAGTCACTGGTGTTCTCCCTGGTAacggggattgaacccagagcctggaGGGACTGAGCCACATCCATTCTTGAATGTCAAGACTGTGTCTTTGTCTTTGGATGTGTTTTGGCAGCTCTGGACGAATGCCTCAGAGACGGAGTCATTGgcagcagagaaagagacatCTGTGCAGCCTTGAAAGATTCAGGGTCACCTCTCCAGGTGGGAACAGCTTTTGCTTTTAATAGAATGTGGGTTGACCTGGGATGGCTTGGCTAGAATTAGAGTCAGAGCTCATTAAGCCATAAGGCTTAAATTGTAAAGTCCTTTATAATCCCTTCTGTAATTAACGTCACCATTCTTAGAATGAGCTTGTTGGAGACACAGTTGAAAGGGTTTTAGGCTGGTGTGGTGTTGTACACATGGATTCTCAGCACATAGGAGGGTCtcaagttcaagaacagcctgggttACCTAGTATACTCccatttcaaaaaaacaaaaacaaaatgaagccaagcatggtggtacacacactcaatcccagcattcaggaggcagaggttgacaggtctctgagttcaggcACGCCTGGGCTATGCAGAAAGATCCtatcaaaaataaacaatgaacaaTTAAGTGGGTTTTGAAAGATACCAAACCTCATTTTCTAAGCACTGTTGTCTGTTCTTCTGCATGTAGCAGCACCAGCCTTTATGGGgatcttggggggtggggttgtttTTAAGCAGATCTTGCTGTATATAGTCTAGGTGGAGTGAGGTTCACAGTGGTCCTTCTGCCCCTCCAAGTACTGGGAATACAccagtgcaccaccatgccaggcttcccGCTTtgagttttggttggttggttggttggttaccGGGGTCTTTCctttatgtagccctagctaCTCAAGAACTGCCATGTAAaccaatctggccttgaactcacaaagatccacctacttctactccccaactgctgggattaaaggtctgtgccgctccacacatgtgtacacaattGTGCTTTGAAAATGTAAAGACAGTTATAGAGATTGAGAACCCAGGATGAACGTACAAGCAGCTCCTCAGGCAGTTCTTCTCTGTGCATGAGAGCCCAGTTTGGAGAAGACTGCTCCCAACAACAACTAGAAGGTGACTCTCAGACAGGCCAGGCTGTCTCACCACTGCTTGGGTTTCCTGTCTCTTTGTGGTAGTTTGACTATAAGGCTGTTGCTGATCGACTCCTGGAAATAGCCAACTCAAAGAGCACCCCACCTTTCAACAGGAAACGACTCTGCAGACTCGTCAGAAAGTGAGTAGCAAGTGAGATCCTGTGGCCACACCGGCACTCTcccacctttctttccttctcttaacCATTTAGTTACTGTtagatgtgtctgtgtatgtgtgctcttgCAGCGGCTCGAAGAAAGTGGtgctctggaactagagttacaggcagttgtgaggcatccaatgtgggtaccaggaaccaaactcaggtcctctggaacttctgagccatctttccagcccccgctgcctttttctttttcctttatcacTTTATTCATAACCACATAGCAGTAACTGGTCTGAGCTCAATCCTTTATATTATGAATGCCTTTAGAAAGGAGGTAGGGACTTGGCCCAATGAATAAAGAATGAAGGTTAGAGTTTGGATCCTTAGTACGCATGGAAGTAGCTGGCAGGTGTGGAGGCTCAtgtctaatcccagcacccatgaagTTCCAGGCAGCAAGGCAGCAGCTCACttggttgggaggcagagatgggactCCCAGAGCAAGCTAGGTAGACTAGCCAAATTGAGAGACCCAGGGGAGAGTGGCTGAGGAAGATACCTGGTATCAACCTCTGACTCTATGTGCACGTGTGCTCACATGCAAATATGCAGACACACCAAAAATGGCTCTTAAAGAATTCCCAAGTAGATGGCATCCATAAGTTCTCGTGCTTTATAGCTGGGCCTCCAAAGGCATGCCAGGGGCTTCAGTGTGGGTACTAGGGCTGACCTGCCTGCCCCAGCGACCCATCCCAGCCCCATGTACATCCCTCATAGCCTCAGCTTTGGTTATTTGATCTGATGCATAAAGAGACCCCCAGTGGGCAAGCCTCCCCTGAACATAGCAGAGCGTTAAGTTGTCTGCCTTCAGAAACAAGCGAGAaaggcattggatctcttggtgttgtgtgccactgtgccctaTGCAGAGCTGGTGGAATGGAAAGAACCTTTGTCCTAGGCTTCTTCCCTCCTGACTCACCGCATCCCTAGGTGGGGCTGTCCCCTGGCCTCCCTGTGGAGGAGAGGGTGAGCACTGAGTATCCGGATTCCCGTTTATGTTCAAAACCTGAGCTGTGAACTCTGAACttccatgtgctttttttttttaacaggttCCAGGGCCTCTGTGAAGGTAAGAGGAGTCGTTCTCACCCAGTGCACACCCCACCAAGGGCAGCCCGGCCAGATCCAAGACATGGGGCCATAGGGAAATTAATCCGTGGGTGGCCATCCTCATTGCGTTCACCTGGCACACCTAAGCGAGTACCCTGGGAAGTGCCTCCATGCAAGACCCTTTGCACATACTTTCTATCCATACGGTGCCTGCAGTGTGTGGGTAACACCCATGtggtatttatttgaaattttattggTGCTTTCTACAGTTAAGGTTTTAAtggggaaggaaaggcagagaggtgagtccatggtcaagagcactggccgctcttctagaggaccaggttcagttctagaacccacatggtagctcacaactgtctatacctCCAGATCTAGGAGATCCACTCAGTGCCCacatctggcctctgtggacccCAGGCATACACATGATACACAACATAGAGGCAGGCAAAACTGGGCTAGGAAGATTAAAATCCTTTGTCAAGAAAGAAAATCCGGGTGTCTCATTTTCCTTTAGGACGCATGTCCCCAGGGTATAAGCTTGGTTAAACCTGAGCGGACCAGTGAGCCAGCTCTCTTGATCCTTGTGCCCTGACTAGATGGCTCCCAGAGCAGTAGGAATGTAAAGCAGTCTAGATGGAGAATCCCACCAGTCACTGTCCAGTGTGTGTTCTGGGTTGGGACAGTGGCTGGTAGTGCAGGTGATGGAGCTATGTCAGGCTCAGCAGTCTTAGCTGGGTGGCTCAGGGTGGGGCCCAGATGCAGTCCTTGGAAGCTGACCCATGTCCCTTTGGAACCTACAGGCAATGGTGCTCCACTCAGTTTTGCTGAGGACATTCCTGCTGGGGAAAATGGTCAGAGAAGgctcaagaggaaaagaaagaagctttTAGAGAAAGCTGCCTTAGAGAGTGAGAAAGGTGAGCTGCAAAGTCTCGGTGCTAAAGGAGGTCGACTTGCTCACACTGGACTGAGAGAGGGGAggtttgttctttgagatagagccgtcttacatagcccaggtttCCCTCGAACTCATGAGCGCTGGGGTGCTATGACAGCAGCACCACACCACAGATCCTCTGGGTTCTGTCATTTCCTCTGAAGACACTGGTCTCCTGGTTCTCTGGGTTACAAGTGCCTGCCGCCACAGTTAGCTTTCTGTGTGGGTTCCATAGATCCAAACTCGAGTCCTCCTCctctgacagcaagcactttacctactaagccatctgcccagcccacCATAGCAGCTCtgtggtgagaccctgtctctaaaggaGTGTGCTGTGATGCTGTGCACCTGTATTCCTGTCACTCGAGGGGAGGTCATCAGGATCAGGGTTTCTACAGTAGCCTTGGCTATAGGGCAGATTTTAGACCAGTCTGAGCTACCTGAGACCCAAAGCCAAAAAAATCCTGGCTGTTGGTGGTCACCAGCAGGGCTTTGCATCATTGGTCTGCATTTTTGTAGGAAACACAGTCTCTCCTGCTGCTGAAGAGGACAGTGGAGGCCACATtcacaagaagaaaaggaaaaagaggaagaggagcccCTTCCAGCCTGACACTCAGAACCTGGATGCTGCTGCCACGCCCAAAGTACCGAATGCGGAGAGGGAGCCTGACACTACCCAGAGGCAGGCCCCACAAGCATGTGCGACTGAGCCTACAGCAGAGGCTGTGTCCAGCATCCGGGAGAACAGCTCCAAGCCTACACCCATCTTGCCcatacacaataaaagaaaacggctgagaaagaagaaactgagggccCACAAAGAGATCTGCAAATCCACTACTTTACCTCAGGAGGACATGTCAAAGAATGACGCTGTCAGTGGGCATTCTCAGAGCTCTGCTGCCCACATTTCTTCCTCAGAAGGTGTCCAAGCCCAGAAAAGGAAACGGAAACTGGGAGCTCTCCCTGTCAGCAGTGGTGACCTACCTGTACAAAAGTCAGGTACCCCAACAAGCCCAGTGGAAGGGAAGGATGGCCAGACCACCCTGCCCCAGTGTAAGAAGTCACAAAAGAAGATAGCATCCAGCACCCTTGACCCCTGTTATCCATCCAGTCAAAAAACAgcaatctcaaaaaagaagaaaacaatgaagcTGATGTCAAACGGTGTGTTGGAGTCCAACCCTGGACAGATCCAAGCTCTGGTAAGATGGGAAGGGCCCAGAGATCGGGGACTGGGCTTGAGCAGCTGTGCTCAGGGAACTCGGCTGTCTACTAGGGATAGGGCAGAGGCACACCTCAGCCAAGCAAGGGTCAGGATATACTGCTTTATGACTGCTCTCACCAACAAGCAATGACAGGTTCCGATCTCAGTGGCCAATGCCCTTACTCCCCCTCATCCCCACCCGTGGTCCCTTTGCACGGGAAAGGATAGACATGGAGCTAAGAAACGATCAGAGTCATACCCGCAAAGTTGCTCCACTTCCCATCCAGCCTCTGTGGCAAGGGGCTCTTAAAACGTTTGGGTTAACGAaaggattttctttctctatggaCTTTTAGAGCTGTAAAGAACCCAAGCTCTTGCCTTGTGCCCTATCCAGGAAGCGTACTGCTTCTTCCGGGCTGCACGTCTAGCAAACACACCACAACATGTGCTCATTGCTGTGGCCCACCAAGCCACCGAGATGGTGACTCTCTGGCTTTACAGGGAGACATCTGACCTTGTTTAGCACCAGTCCCTACACACACTGCTTGGCAGTGCCTGTGACCTGAAGCCCGTCCCTGACACGTGAGTTCACAGACAGTCAGGATTACTGAAGGAGAGAGGAGCACTGAGCTGACTTGGACATCATCCCCGCCTCCAGCCCTGCCCTTGGAAGAGGCagctctttctccacagcctgaCTCTCATACCCTTGGCAGCTGGTCTTGGAATTGGAATGATTGCTAATGAGTTGGGGTCTAGGGAGTTGTTACTGTCTGCTCCTGGGCTAGGGTTATTGTGGGGCGTGCCGGAAGAAGTCAGGATGCTTCAGTAAGGGAGGCCCCAAGCTCCTGCAAACAGCCAACATGGTGGCTCCACACCAAACTCACAGCCCACATAGTGTCTAATCACAAATAGAAAAATGAGTTCTCACTTAATGACTAGACCTTGAAAGGAAGAATTATTAAGATGGTAGGCCCGGTGTTAGAAcacaaagggaagggaaaaaaagaggctTTTCTGCTGAAAAGATGTGTGGTCCCTGCTGGCATGGTGCAGAAGTGAGGTCTGTGCTCTGTGAGCAGCAGAGTTCCTGACAGAGCTGGTGCAAGAAACAGTGGGCTGTGGGCTAAGGAGCTCGGGGTGGGTCTGCCTCCAGCACTTCCTCACCACGCGGTCCTGGTGTGAGCCTGGCAAGGCGCATGCTAGGGTTCTTCCTCTCAGCTTCTTGCCCTTCTCACAGGGAAGCAACAGGACTTTGAAGAAGCCGCTGAAAACGGAGGACGACTTTGTCAAGTTTGACACTCGGTACTTACCAAAGCCCCTGTTCTTCAGGAAAGCCAAGAACAGCTCTGCCACCTGTTCCCAAGGCCCTGCTGGCCAGGTGAGCCCTCCTCAGGGACACGTAGGCAggtgtgctaaggtctggggtgCAAGTGCTCCATTCTACCTGGTAAGAGAGGACTCATGGCTGGCGGGTGCACACAGCTGGAATAAGATAACAGCACACTTAGGAAAGAGGCACAGACGGGGTCCTGGGATGGGCTCAGCGCAGCTCTTACAGTGTCAAATGAGTTGGCTTCAGGAGGGACTGTGGGATATGTAGATAATTTGAAGTTCTTTACATGGAGTGTTGAGAGCTTTGATCTACAGTGGGGTCCCAGTGGTAGATCATTTGCTTAGTACATATCAAGACCTTTGGGGCCATCTCCAACAGAGATTTTAAATTCATATCCGTTGCCCATTGAAATAAACCCCATTTTAAGCCCAATTTAGTCAATTGTATGTGAGCTGCAAGTTCAGTTTACAATAGCTTAGAAATTCTAGGCCTGCCCAGTAGCAGTACTTTCCACCCAGGTCTTAGTGCCTGCGTGTAATCCCAAGAACGCAAGGTAAAAGACGAGAAGGGACTTCAAAACATGTCCTCTGACAGCTCAAACACCACGGCACACCATTTACACTAATAGTAAATAACTCTTTTAATTCTGGGACAAAAGAAAGGTGGTTATTGACATACATCCTTGCGGTGATAAATTTGGGATTCTGAACAACCTTGTCCCTCTTCGATGTTTCTCACTGGGAATACACACTGCCTAATTTGGAAAATCTGTGCATGCATAAAAGTAGTTTGTGAAGGTCATGGGCAGAAGTCTGGTAGTGCAGTCCATTTAGGCTACAACATGCTACCCCAttagcctttgtgtgtgtgcaggtcagaaaAAAGATTACAAGGGCCCTCCCTGGGTACGTTCCTGAGAAAAATCCCAGACAAGGAGGCTGAGCACCTATGTTACCATGGTTACTCCTTTGTTCTCCTTTGTTCTGCAGCTGAATAAAACACCCTCCAGTTCCAAGAAAGTCACCTTTGGATTGAACAGAAACATGACTGCAGGTGAGTAGGTGGCCTTCTGTAAAACTTCCTTGGGACCAACCAGCTAGAGCTGGCTCAGGGCTCTCCATCAACCAGAGATGTTGTCTTCTCCTGTCCTTTTCCAGATTAGTCAGTTAGACAATGCTGAGGTCGTTTTCCTCACAGATCAGATGTGGGTTgctgaggaagggggagagagacagagacagacagagagagacagagacagacagagagagtgtgtgtttcagtggagttgtttgttttgtgtttttggagACGGgatttctatgtagccctggctgggctgtgagctcctcaaactcacagagctctacctgcctctgcctcctgaatattaAGATTAAAGGTTGGGAGAGATTTCTTGGGATCTTCTTAGGCTACCAGGTGCTCTCTAGTTCTGTCTCAGAGGCTAAGAAACCCTGGTTCCTTAACTATAGCTGCCCCAGCTGTAGCCACACTGCCCGCTACATAGTGGACCACTCTTACTGTTAGATAAAAGAAACCAAATGGCCCTTCTAAGAAGGtagggtggttggttggttgtttttgaggAGTCTAAATATGTGGCTGTacctagcctggaactcagagattcacaaTCCCTGCCTCTCTCTTGAGTGTTGAGTTAGCTAATGGcacaaaccaccacaccccagtggtttttttaatttaatatgaaTTTAAGACCTTATTTGTGTGGACAAACACACCTCTGTTTGCATGAGTGGACACGCATGAGTTTGGAGAAAGCAGCGAGTTAAGGAGAAGAACAGACAATACCTCCAGCTAAACAGCCCAAGCTAGAGAGCTGGAGGTGAAGACAGGCCTCAGACAGCTTGCATTACTGCCGAGCACGTGCATGGACACACCAAGTGGAACTTGCTCCCTTCGATGTATCTAGGTGTCTTTCTGCATTTCTGGGGCCTTGGGAATATAAGCCGAGAGCCCTGTGTTCCTGGAAAGGACAGGCATGACACTCAACTAAATAAACTAAGTAAATATCCTCACTTTCTTCTGGGACAGAATTTAAGAAGACAGACAAGAGTATCCTGGTCAGCCCCACAGGCCTCTCCAGAGTGGCCTTTAACCCTGAGCAGAGGCCACTCCACGGAGTGCTGAAGACCACCACGAGCTCCCCGGCCAGCACTCCTCTGTCGCCCATGAGGCTACCAGCTACCACCCCAAAGAGAAGGCCAAGGGCTGCGGACTTCTTCTGAGAGCCAGGAGCCCTTTCTGAAGCCTGCTTTTATACCGGATGTTCTATAAATTATAACTTTTAAAGGTGGGCTTTTTAACTACTTTACAAATACCCATGAGTGGGACAGATGTTCTGAACCTGGACCACAGGCCTTCCTGCTAGGCTTGCAGCCCACGGTGCACGTCTGCGCACACCCTCACCAGAAGGACTGAGTGCTGTTGGTACACGGAGCCCCCTCCTCCATGCCCATTGCTGCACCACCACTGTGGATTGCACGCCTTCTCTGGGTGTCTGCAGTCTCAGTCTGTCCCTTGTGAAAGCATGGGCAGCTTCAGGCCCATCTGGGCATGTGGCTGTTTTTCCTGGGATTGACTCCTGAAATGGAATGAGCAATAGTGTAGCTTTTCTACGGGTGACCAGCAGGAGGCTAGACAGGTGGGGGGTAGGGGAAAGCCACTTTTCCTGGAggcttctcctcctctgcctggcCTGTTCCTGTCCCTGTCTTCCTACCTCTATAGCAAGCCCAAAGTGTCTTTTCAGGAGGGCCAGTACCCCCCAGGCTGCTGCCCACATAGCACAGTTTTCCCAGGGCCTCCTTGACTGCACCAGCAGGGTCTGGACCCCAGCTCTTGCCTGACCTGGAAGTTGGCTGCCCAGGAGTAGAAGCCTGTTAGCTGCCTCCATGGGTTTTATACAGCTCTTCTAGCTTAGTGCGGAACCCAGGGAGCTACTCAGACTTCCACCAAAGCAAATCTGGCTCCTTTAGAGAGAAGCCTACGTGGCGACTGCTCTTATTTAAGGAAACTACCTTGGGTCTGAGAGGTGGAGAGGCCTTGGGATTAAGCACAATAGGAGGCGCAGCTCCTGCTTTTACCATTAGGAGCTGCAGGCTTGGAGTGGCAAGGCCAAGGCCCTGCATCTCAAGCACTCAGAGCTCTATGAGTTTGCCTACTGTGCGCAGGATCTCCCCAAGTATGTCCTACTCTGTGCACCCTGTGCTGGAGCCCTACTATTCACACCGCTGCCCCTCAGGGGAGGACCGCAGCTCGCTCCTGCTGGGATCGCAAAGCTCGGGTACCTGCGGCCAGCTTTGCTTCACACAGTCACAGGGTTCATTTCcaagtcttgtttgtttgtttgtttgtttgtttgtatgttcgttccagacagggtttctctgtgtagccctggctgtcctggaactcactctgtagaccaggctggcctcgaactcagaactccgcctgcctctgcctcccgagtactgggattaaaggcatgtgccaccatgcctgactccatTTCCAAGTCTTGAACCAACTGACTCCTGAATGCCATTCCCGGAAGGAACCAAGTGGTGACTTTGTCCTCTGCCTGCTCAGTCACAAAGTATATCACTAGGCCATAAAAAATGGAGATGATGTTTTGCTTGTGTCACAGTAGGTCTTGTTCAGTGTCACTTGTGGTTGCATGGTTACAGCGTGCTGAGTTTGACCATTACATTCAAAACTAAAACCTGTGTAGGAAGGTTAAGGTCGAGGCAGCAGATGCCTAGATTCTTATTTAAAAAGTTGAGTGCGCCCAGCCATTTTCTCTGTTTCAAAGATAGGTTAATATAGCCAAGAGGGTCATACAGCCCAGTGGTGTAGAGCAAGACACCAGGTAGCAGTAGTAGAAACAACCTCACACTATTTTCACAATGGCCGCCCAACCTCGGGGACTATGAGTGTCCTTGTCTTAGTCAAAGCACACCTCCTACCAAAATTGCTCCCAAGATGGAGGGTGAGACCTCAGTGCTAGGTTGACAGGTGGGCGTTGCCATGCCTGGACCAATTCCTACACAGcacaggaaggctccaccccatgAAGGAGTGCATTTAGAATGGCGTCCTGGTCCTTGATGCAGATTCTCAAGTAAAATTGCTGTTAAATTTCTTCAAGTCCAGAGAAGCAAATCTTAGTGCAGGCAGATGGAGTTAGTGTTTGATGAGACTGTCTCCATCCTTAGTATGGGTGTGGGCAGTTCTGCACAATTTGGTTTCaaactaacttttttttctttcctttttaaaaataataatgtctcAGTATGTATCCTATCCCATACTGGCCCCACACCAGtggtctccctgcctcagccagGCTACTGCTGGGACACAGTATCACCTTTGtgaactgaagcacaagaaggaGCATGAGGGGGGATTGGGAAGCAGTCGCCTGCCTGGGAAGTGGGTCAGTGTTTTCTCTAACTGCCGCAGTACTGTTTGTTTACGATCAAATTGTATTGGTGTTTCCAGGGCTTGTTGGTACAAATCAAAGCCAAGACcaattaaaagaaatgtatttttatcttcGGATTGGTCTTTGATGTTGCCTCTGTGTATATAAAAATAGACCTCTGGGAATGACTGTCATGTCAGGGTCTGGAAAACTCAGGCATCTGTCGTTTTTGAAAACAGGACACAGCAGGTACCTATCCCTGTTTCCCCAGAGCCAGTGGACTTGCTCAGGCACTCAGGCAGGTGGTTGATCCTGTCCTGGGACTGCTCACTGCCATTCACTGTGTCTAAAGCCGAGGATCTGGGCCCTGAGTGCAATCCCCATCTTCACCACAGGGAGAAAACACATAATGTGCACCCAGCCATGGACAGGGAGCCCCAGAAAGCTTTGCAGCCTGCCTCAGGAAGGATTGTGGCAAATGGAGGTTGTAAGAGGCTTCTCCAGGAGCCAGAGAACTCAGAAAACCAGGAACCATTCACACAACACAAGTAACAGTCTAGACCTAGCATGATGTAAAGTGCATCCAGAGCTTAGGAGGCGGAGGCAGACCTCTCTACATGACAAGTTACAGGACTATGCACTAAGACCCTGCCttagaagaaaagatttatttatatatat
Proteins encoded in this region:
- the Rrp1b gene encoding ribosomal RNA processing protein 1 homolog B isoform X1, translated to MALAMQSSEFLFAQRLASSEKGVRDRAVRKLRQYLSARTQSDTGSFSQEELLKIWKGLFYCMWVQDEPLLQEELANIISQLIHVVNSLEAQYLFIQTFWQTMNREWQGIDKLRLDKYCMLIRLVLRQSFEVLKRNAWEESQITLFLDILMKEVLSPESRAPDGIRAHLIDVYLDELTTVGGAELLADQNLKLIDPFCRIAAKTKDHMLVQTVARGVFEVIVDQSACVPEESVEERKTKEDGSGFPTKELACRKAVSGKKAALDECLRDGVIGSRERDICAALKDSGSPLQFDYKAVADRLLEIANSKSTPPFNRKRLCRLVRKFQGLCEGNGAPLSFAEDIPAGENGQRRLKRKRKKLLEKAALESEKGNTVSPAAEEDSGGHIHKKKRKKRKRSPFQPDTQNLDAAATPKVPNAEREPDTTQRQAPQACATEPTAEAVSSIRENSSKPTPILPIHNKRKRLRKKKLRAHKEICKSTTLPQEDMSKNDAVSGHSQSSAAHISSSEGVQAQKRKRKLGALPVSSGDLPVQKSGTPTSPVEGKDGQTTLPQCKKSQKKIASSTLDPCYPSSQKTAISKKKKTMKLMSNGVLESNPGQIQALGSNRTLKKPLKTEDDFVKFDTRYLPKPLFFRKAKNSSATCSQGPAGQLNKTPSSSKKVTFGLNRNMTAEFKKTDKSILVSPTGLSRVAFNPEQRPLHGVLKTTTSSPASTPLSPMRLPATTPKRRPRAADFF
- the Rrp1b gene encoding ribosomal RNA processing protein 1 homolog B isoform X2, with translation MEELANIISQLIHVVNSLEAQYLFIQTFWQTMNREWQGIDKLRLDKYCMLIRLVLRQSFEVLKRNAWEESQITLFLDILMKEVLSPESRAPDGIRAHLIDVYLDELTTVGGAELLADQNLKLIDPFCRIAAKTKDHMLVQTVARGVFEVIVDQSACVPEESVEERKTKEDGSGFPTKELACRKAVSGKKAALDECLRDGVIGSRERDICAALKDSGSPLQFDYKAVADRLLEIANSKSTPPFNRKRLCRLVRKFQGLCEGNGAPLSFAEDIPAGENGQRRLKRKRKKLLEKAALESEKGNTVSPAAEEDSGGHIHKKKRKKRKRSPFQPDTQNLDAAATPKVPNAEREPDTTQRQAPQACATEPTAEAVSSIRENSSKPTPILPIHNKRKRLRKKKLRAHKEICKSTTLPQEDMSKNDAVSGHSQSSAAHISSSEGVQAQKRKRKLGALPVSSGDLPVQKSGTPTSPVEGKDGQTTLPQCKKSQKKIASSTLDPCYPSSQKTAISKKKKTMKLMSNGVLESNPGQIQALGSNRTLKKPLKTEDDFVKFDTRYLPKPLFFRKAKNSSATCSQGPAGQLNKTPSSSKKVTFGLNRNMTAEFKKTDKSILVSPTGLSRVAFNPEQRPLHGVLKTTTSSPASTPLSPMRLPATTPKRRPRAADFF